CGCCTTACACTCAGCATCTCTGTCATTGGATCACCTCTTAAGttcttatcatttttgtttttttttccatacttTTTAATTCgtggttttaaataaatatctttttaaccCTCACCCCACATATCATCCATTATCTAAATAAAGTGACATCAGTAAtatatcacacaaaaaaaaaaaatccggacATTTAAACTAAGCTCTAGTAAAGTTGTTAAAATATGCCTGAAAATAtcatcataaataaatgtataattacTTAGCCCTTATGACTAAGGAAACAATCCTGGAAGGCATTAACCCAAAGCTCGCATCATCATCGAGCATATTAAAGGCTCACAAGGATTTTTAGAGCTTCGGGTGTTCCTCGAGTGCATCATCTGCATTGGTTAAAAATTGAGCGAAAAaggagtgcgtgcgtgagataGAATGCCATCAATTTGTAGATGTCCGAAAGTTTCTCACTTTTAGTTTTCCCAGCGAAGAACGAATTCTAGTAAGCCTCTGGTCCAGACGTGGATCCAAGTCTATACTGCGCCCTGCAAGCCGCACAGCTGCATTTTCATCTTCAAAATCTCTTTGTGGGCATCTGCGACAACGCACAGTCGGTCCTGTCATGCAGtggatcagacgctcagcagcACGTGACAACAACACTGTAAGTCAAGGGAGCGGAGTACCTGACAGTTCGACGTCCACTACAGGTGTTCTGACATATCGCTGTAGCAATAATTATTAGGGGATAAGTAACTTTTATTACctttgttcatcatcatcttattactattatttaaaaGAGCTGATCGAAGAGTTTTTTTCTTagggaacaagaaaaaaagacccATCAAGCATGTACAAAGGTTAACAGGTGTGATCACACTCGGAGATTTGAACAGGTGACTTGCCTGGTGGCACGTACAGTAGTAGAACCCTTGCAGTCGATAGTATGGGGCATAGTTTGATTCTCATTTTATGTCTCTCTACGCATCGTCACTGATGTAAGAGCTAATTACTGTGCGGGGGTGGGAGGTTTTTCAGTTTTCCCCCATGGATCCCTTAGATGGACTGAATTTTACAACGATCTCAATCGTAAATACGATTAAAGTTGAAGACAGACGCCAACGtcctccaaaacaaaaaaaagtattacgggTAGCACTCTATATAGATCGATCGAGTGATAGGCTGTCTGCAGGGAAGTCGCGGAACGAAtagctaaatggaaaaaaggcattttcttgcttattttacctctcgttaatagaaaaaaattgtcattgtcattatagTTATACAGTGAGAGTAAGTGCAGTTTCCCTGGTGCAAAATGGGGAactataaagacaaaaaagtcttATTTTCGTGGTTACCCAGGGCTGTTTCTTTGCCTTTAGACGTCCAAAAACCTTTCAACCGAAAGCTAGAGCACTTCTGTGATGTGACCCGAGATGGTACGTACGTATTCTCATGCCAGTTGATTATAGGTTCATTGCGGCAAATTTCCCTCCGACTTGCGAATGCAAAAGTTCAGCAACATTATAGGGTTTCGCAGTTCAAAGGGAATGCGTGTGACGCGTTCCCATTGGCTTCAACATATGACGCTTGATAATGATGTTATGGTCAGAATTGATATTCGCGCTTGGATATGCCCTCGTCTTTGATGCTTTATTTCCTACTAAAGCAACATGCAACCAACTGACCCTAGGGAAAAAAACAgcttagggaaaaaaaaaaaaaaagacggcgGCGATTTTTCATCTTTCCCAAAGGATTTTAAGGTTATAAGGCTAGCACATTTTGCCTtcgtttatattttaaatatctgaatATCTTAAGTAGGCAAAGTGTACAATGCATTTAAACATAATTCGGCATCTTTGGCATATCTCCATCCACAACTTCATTCTCAACACGAAGCTATATGATTGCACTGCTGGCAggcgatttttccagttaactactttAACGAGGCAGAagtgtataaagcttccggtttagtcacattctttgttcaggctcgccgagactaacagcggagaacttcgcaagaagctacgcgttggtcttggcaaacagacagcagtccacctatagaCTCCATGATTCTTAAATAATCCCATTCTCAAAATGTAATATTCACGAAGGCGGGAAAGTTAAGAAGAAATGTCGCTTCTTCGTCCTGGCATTTGTAAAGCtatgacagaaaatgtttgttctgttttgcaTAATGCCGAAATACGGACTGTCATCGATTTTATAGTCAAGGATCCAGAAGAAATTGCAAGAACTTGTGATATCGCCTATAAAGTGAGCATAAGTTTGCTCCCACATTCTCAGATAACGCAGTGGGCGTGGCATCCATTCCATTGCTGTTTCAGGAGATGGTTATTCGATGTTTAAATGGGTTCAATGTTCAACTTATGTTTTGTTTGCCAGTGGTCACGACAAAAAGTTTGTTTAGGAGGGTAGAGGAATGACATAAAACGCTCTGACAGTTAATATTCGTTTGACTATGTTGAATATTCATTATATACGTTCGATCGGTCGTACGTTGACACAGATAAGTATCTCTTAGGCGAAGCTGCTGCTGAGTatgatttacaaatatacattaGGGTTTTTGCTAAAGCatatagtagtagtagtagtaggggGACTGGCTATCATTTGCTTATACCTCACGACCTATTTAACGTCCCCTCTTAAAAGCAATTGAAAATTGTCGGGAGCTGAGTTTTAAGCATAATACAATGTTTTGTTAACCATCAAAACTGTGAAACAGTTTGATAAATTTTGGATTGTAAAGAGCTCTTGAAGCTTTTCAAATTTGGTGCATATTTAGTAGGTAGCAACTGTACGCAATATTTGCATCcagtagttaaaaataatggcTGATAAATACAATTAATGTTTGTggtattaagaaaaaaattaaagcacacATGAATCTAGGGTCAGGTGGAATATCAGTTCATTATTTTGTCATCTGTTTTCAACTTAAGTGTTCTTAGAGTATGACATTTCTACAAGACCacaagtttgctttttatcatttatttacatttcaataTTTAGGATTTGATGTCTGTTGGGTCAACAGTTCTCATTTTCATTCAGGAAGCTGTTTCACTGTTGGGTGGTGTATTTATCTCTTAACTATATCCAAATGTCAGTATTTTCAAACTTTGATTTCAGTTTACTGtcactttataaaaataatttattggtGACATTGGTgtaataaaactttaatttgttgtgtttttttggtCCTTGTGTTGGGCAGGACCTACTGTCCATTCGGCGTGTACTGTTGGCCCAGTACTCAGCCTTTTCAGTGACAGCATCACAGTTGTATTCCAACTCCCTGTCTTGTCTTGCCATTCTCAGTACTGGAATTTCAAGGTGAATCAAGTTTAACAAAAGAGTAATATCTGAaaccaagtttttaaaaaataagcatctTTTATAACAAACACTTTTTGTACAGTGTGAATATCAGATATGCTAGCGATTTCCAATAAACTGGGGCTGGTGCAACAGAAAAATAGAGGTTATTTTTCCTTGCTCTGATTTTTAATTGTAAGTAGATTTTAAGGCACTTTGGGGGAATTTTTTAATATCCTAATGACCTAATCAGTACTTGCTAAGCCAGAGCCGGCATTTACaaaattttcttatctttgtgTTAGCCTAGTCTGATAGAGAAGAGTTTTGAATATTTGCAGTTTGGATAAGCTACTTGACGGTGGGCTGTATACAGCTGAAATTTGTGAAGTTGTTGGAGAGGTAGCAGTAGGTAAAACACAGGTAAAGTTTGAAATCAACAGTGCTTAGGTGTTCGTTTACATaacaaaacataagtttttgatgaattttcatttttatgtagaCTACTCCAAGTACTATAAAGTGAAGtatgaattgtttattttgggtcagataatttatttcacaaatCTATTTAAGAGTGATGGGAAAATGTCGTGTGCAGTTCTTGTAAGTTTCTCACAtttgcaaagaaaggaaaacaagtgacagaaagagaaagcataaatagaaaataatggggagattttattgttaacatcTGACTTGGAAATTGTTATACATTGCAGATATGTTTACACTGTGCATCATCAGTTGCCACTGTGCACTCGCAGAATGTAGTCTACATTGACACTTGTGGCTCTTTCAGTGCTGAGCGGTTGCTTGATTTCATGCCTGAGATGGATGACAGTCATGAGGtcttttcaattttcttgaatttgAATAATATAGTAGAAAAGTCTGACTAGATCAGTCATTAAcagcaatattttgttgtgGGCAGGGAGAGAACTCAATAGTGATGTCAAGAAAATGTGACTGATATTAATACTGTATAATTTTGCTAACCTCccatgtttattcatttttttctccccatgttatcctctttcttttccttttgtgtgtatgttgcaCTTCTTTGATTTGGGGTCAATGAGGATTTTGAAATCTTACTTCGCTGACTGTCCCTCGTGGTTTGCtaaacttcatttgtttttttttttgttttttgcaaacTGGCCTTATATGCAATACTGAGTACTATTAATAGTATTTGCACTTAATTAACTATGCCTATAATTACTTCTGGATGGATCATTTGAaaacaacatttcatttttagttaATCCTTTTGTTTTGGAAGCTGGAAATGTCAAATGCCTGGTTTTCTGTTGGATTTGTATGTTGTTGCCTTCCTACATATCCTATATAAATACACAGCTTCCTAACTTTAGAACTCTTTATtccatgtttaatatttttgtcctttgctgtcagttttgcctttattttaaagttatccACTGTTACATGGCCATGTGACACTTTTCTTGTGAtttagttttttggtttttgttttgtttttcttgggtGAGGGAGAGGGTCATTTTCATGCCTAAGATAACTTGTGCTTCACAATTAAAACAGCTTAACTCATACTTTTTGTTGTGCAGAATAAGGCTATAAAAGATTTCATGCTTTTCAGTCACATCAGAAAGCTAAAGAGAACTTGTCACGAATACACTGCGTAAGGGCATCTGATGTCTTTGCACTTTTTGGTGTTTTGGATAATCTGGTATCAAATCTGACAACAAAAGTAAGTTTAATGATGAAATGTCATGTCTATTTGAGCAATAGCTGTGTGATTGTATGTATTTACCaagatttctttattcatagcaattttgaaatcattttattaCATAGGCTTGTTAGATTAATtgcaaaaacattgttttacatttttacatgtttgtaagttactaagaaaaaatgtaaatttttgcttattttctgttaaaattccGCTTACTTAAAAGGAGCATATATTTTTCAGATGTCATTCTTTCATAGTGTCAAGCTTGTGGTAGTGGACAGTGTGGCTTCAGTCTTTCACCCTGTGCTTGGAGGAAAGCAAATGGACAGTAAGTTTCATTTACCAACTGAAAAATAATCTGCAGGAAAAAGTTTATCTGCTGTCATTACATTTGATATACACTGgtgtttttctgctttcatttaaatgtaaaaagtcaTCAACTCATTCTCATGCCTTGTCCATTTTTATCTGATTGATGCAGGTTTAGCCTTGTTAGAACAGCTGGGTTTGCAGCTTAAACAGTTGGCAGTTGACTTCTGCTTAGCTGTTTTGGTGGGTACAGTCATGCAGTATTATGTCAATCATTTTCATTCATACAGCTTGCACTCTtgctttctgtctgtttttgtgtgcattatATGTACTTAGGTTCAAGCCCTCTtatatgtgatatatatatacaagggcttgtatatatatatattcacttAAATATAAGTAAAACCACTCCCAAAAAAACCTTGAGTAACCTTTCTATCTATCCTGGTTCATTATCTTCAATACAAAGTCTCTACCTCTCCAAATAAGACTGGTGTTGattcatataaatatttgtgcatTGTTAGAGGCGCATGTCATGCTTGAGTGGCATGTGTTCTTTGCATTTCGACTTAACTAATGTCAGAGATATATTCCCAACAAGTGAAAATCTATGCTGCAAGAATTTTAAGTTTCTTCATTGTAGGTGGATAAGATATATATAACTAGCACACAATTGTTTTTGAATATGTAGAATGAAATTATTGATGttaatcaacattttcattaaattaacaagtattataaaaacaaatttagacaATATCTTAACTCATATGCTGTAACCACTGACCTTTTTGTGAAGTAGGCTGAGTAAGATATGATGCATAGGTTTTGTGGTATCTCAAGGTGTTTTGAAGATATTTAGATAAAACTGTTTGCAGGTGTCCAACAACATGACATCTGGATTTGAAGGGAAGAAGCAGCCCAGTTTGGGACGACTTTGGTCTCATGTTCCGCACACTCGAATTATTTTAGAACGTGAAACCAATTCTCTGACCAAGACCTCCCACAGAAAGGCTGTTCTTGTGAAAAGTATGCGCCAGGTGGGTACAAGTTGACTGTTATAATGGTGCTTACTGTATCTTCTAGCAAAAACCTTTAGTCACACGGTGATATTTTAACACTTTGAAAAGCAGTACAAGTCTAATGGATCATGGATTTCATTAACTGATTACGTGCCCTCCATCTTATTTGACCTGACCAATTTCTTCTAAGTGTGTTCCATCGATGTAATATGTAGGAAAGGAAAATGATTTTGAGGTATTactgaaacagaaaatacatttttttatttttgctaaaacTGTTAATGCCAAAGGGAAGATAATTGCACCTGTTTAAAAGGCCAAATTTCATTGGTTAAAATagcataatttttaaagtttttttaaaaaacacaacttAGTTTTTCTTCCAGAAAACAGAGTCATCAGTCATATTTGACCTGGCCTGCAGAGAGAAAGGATAAAAGTCATCAACACTGTTTTAAACTGACAGTTTTTGAACTGTTTTTCCTGATGCTTGACCAATAAGACTACTGCAGGTTCTGACttaagtaaattttgttttctttgtggtgCAAATGCTGCTAGGTTTCCTAGCTGGGGGAAAACCTTATTTATCTACCTTAGCACTGCCACTGTCTTAACAAGCCTAATGTGTTGAGCACAAATATTAGCACTTTTcacttaaaatgaaaacaatgcatAACCCTGCAGACAATTGATAGAAGAAGTGCTGATCGAGCCATTCTTAAAGAGTTGTATAGAAGagaaggaaatattaaaaaacaaaggatTGAGCTTCTTCTGTTTGTCTATGAAGTTTTCGTAAACCCTTTTTTCAAGACTTACCATATGACATGACCTTATGGGAAGCATAATCTACTTTTAGAGATCTGTAGAGCTGAATCCATCAACACCCCACCTGCCATTAGCCACTGAAAATGCACACATCAGTCACATTTTGATAGCACAAATTCTTAACACACTTTTAAAACAGTTGTCTTATAAGAGCTCATCTTCAGGCATTTCTGAATATGGTATTGATTAACAGTTGGTTCGTGGCGTTTGTTCCCCAGTGGTCTGAAACCAAACTAGATGGAAGCACCTTATCAAACTGGTTGAACCCTGACACATGAAGCTCTGCAGATGCTTTCAGATGAGACAGAAAACTCCAACCTAAAcctgaatttaagaaatatataaatatatatcagaaaaatattcaataaacaAATGATGAACCTAATTCCCAGACACACATTAAAACACGCTAAATTTGCAAGTTTAGTGATAAAAGtcttatacagtggaacctcggttagcgaacgcctcggatagcgaatatttcggttaacgaacaaaaatttcgttaaaagtttgtctcggatagcgaacaaaatttcggataacgaacagccacgtgaaccacacgtgaccgaccagcatgtcatcattcgcgctcgagacacagttacgattagtcgttccttacctgtgcgcatccttcttatttagtgattgttgtgctttattttaataagataatcctcaatcatggctccaaagaagattaagagcaattaatagtagtgaggtaatgacaaggaagcggccaacaaatgaattgtaaaaggaaatgatttcaaagtatgaaggtggcatgcgtctgtcgaatatgtgatgtattaccgaaaagttttacaaaaaaggcagaagcaacagacactggacaagtttttacctttaacctcaaagctacagaaaagggaagtcagcCCCGGTTTTATACTGTCACGTgcgctcatggagggggaatcaaagcagtaataccaccccttcctccccacacctccatccacccagttttctgatgttttaatgctttcgttaatgtttttatgtttatttaactccatttatattgcattataactgttctcattaaaacctacctatatagcctgtaactttcaaatattagcgagtcatcaggggctgggaaccaattaaatctatttcctttgtttcttatggaaacaattgtttcggataacgaacatttcggataacgaacagctttccagaacggattaagttcgttaaccgaggttccactgtattacaGTCACTTCCGTTGACAGTCTTCTTTGAAGCCCTTCCATCAGTTTAAGAGCTCTAAGATGACAGACACGAGTCTTTTCATGGTTGCTGTCTCTCT
This window of the Pomacea canaliculata isolate SZHN2017 linkage group LG4, ASM307304v1, whole genome shotgun sequence genome carries:
- the LOC112563364 gene encoding DNA repair protein RAD51 homolog 4-like, which encodes MSLLRPGICKAMTENVCSVLHNAEIRTVIDFIVKDPEEIARTCDIAYKDLLSIRRVLLAQYSAFSVTASQLYSNSLSCLAILSTGISSLDKLLDGGLYTAEICEVVGEVAVGKTQICLHCASSVATVHSQNVVYIDTCGSFSAERLLDFMPEMDDSHESHQKAKENLSRIHCVRASDVFALFGVLDNLVSNLTTKMSFFHSVKLVVVDSVASVFHPVLGGKQMDSLALLEQLGLQLKQLAVDFCLAVLVSNNMTSGFEGKKQPSLGRLWSHVPHTRIILERETNSLTKTSHRKAVLVKSMRQKTESSVIFDLACREKG